The Eubalaena glacialis isolate mEubGla1 chromosome 3, mEubGla1.1.hap2.+ XY, whole genome shotgun sequence nucleotide sequence TAACATTTCATTATAACTAGTCTTGTGTTGTTTAAAGTTTATCCTTAATGATAAAAACCAATTTGGCATTTAAATATTCCAcaacatttttacaaaaaaagcTGTTGGAATTTTCATaaggattgcagtgaatctgtagatggctttagGCACTATTGCTGTCTTAATGATATTGTCTTCTAATCCAtaaacacaggatgtcttttcatttagtgcagcaatgttttatagttttcagtgtacaaatctttcacctacttggttaaatttattcatagatatttattcttttggattctattgcaaatggaattgttttcttaattttctttatggGTTGTATACTCAAAACACAAACATAGATGATTTTTGTGCGTTGAtattgtaccctgcaactttgttgaatttgtttattagcgcTAAACTtttctggtgattttttttttttttttgcattttctctatATAGgataatatcatttgcaaataggtgtagttttacttcttcctatcCAAtgggatgccttttatttatttatttttcttgcctgattactCTGGCTAACATGTCTAGTATAATGTAGAGTAGTAGtagtgaaagtgggcatccttgtcttttttttcccacagtttAATTGCTCTATGCATTTATTAGCTAATATTAATGCAGCAGAGGGGACAAAAGCTCACAAACACTCCACATATTTCACAAGACACATTGCAGGAAACAAAGTGACTAAGAAGGATCAATAGTATCCTAGGGTCTTGGTGGACGCATTTCTGGGGGAGATGGACCTCTTATTTCTGGTGGAGGGGGTCCTCATTCCTGGAGGGGGCATGCCTATTGGCATCCCTCAAGTAGGGGGGAGCCCAATTGGTGGGCCCATGGGTGATCGTATACCAGGTGGAAGAGCCATAATTCCTAGAGGTGGGGTTGCTCGACCAACAGGTGTGGGGGCAGTCCCCCATCCTGGTGGATATTGAGTTGGGGCTCCAGCAATGCTGGCAGCAGCAGCAACTGCAGCAGCTGCTACAGTGCCTCTTCCCTGTGGGATCATTACCTGTTGGGATGGCCCCCAACCCCTCAGACAGGGCCTGCTAACCCAGGAGGAGCCTGGGGAATTTGAACACCAGCTGGACCATCTCTGCCAGCTGCCCTGCCAACTCCAGGGCCTCCTGCAGCTCCAGCAAGTGGTACCCAAGCAATGCCAGTATCTTTGGGGGGGTGGTCGCTCCACAGTCATGGAAACCAAGTTCTCCCCACGCAGCAACACCTGACCCAAAACCCGTTTTTCTTCACGCTCTGCCTGCTTCTCATTCTTTGGCTTGATCTTCCTGAACTCATCACAATCACAGAGGATCAAGTTCATATGCTTGTCAAAAGCCTTGAAGGTGCCAATGAAGATCTGGCCATCTTTCAGGATACATCTCATCCTATAGTCAATGTGCTGCAGCATCTTGCTGCTCTTTCCCAGAGTCATGATTGCTGTTCTACCaaatccaatacctacaggaaaGTTTTGGGATCCTTAAGACCTAAGGGAAGCCTGTTATTTTTTCTCTTGGAATCAGCTACCCAGGTGTTCCAATACTGCTTTAACTACCTCTTGGTGTCTCAGCTAAGAATGCCTGTCTCAGTTCGGCCTGGAAATCCACCACAGGtccttgctgctgctgctgagacCACCTCGGGTACAGGCGACACTCCTGGTTGCTCAGCGAGGCTGTCCTTCTACGTTTGGCTTGGCCTTCCACCTCTGGAATGTGCTGTTCCATAGTCCATCTCAAGTGTAAGCAGTCCCTGGCCCTGCTCCATTGTGCCACTGGCCGCTCCTCAGAACAGAATGTCTCCAGCGGCCGTTCCATTCTGcctgggcatccttgttttgttcttgatcttaggagGAAAGCTTTTAGTCTTTTagcattaagtatgatgttagctgtgggttttccaTAAATGCCCTTTATGAAGTTGAGGAAGTTCTGTTCTTATTCCTCCCTCTATTTACTCCTTCTATTCCCATTTTTCTGAGTgcttttatcatgaaagtgtGTTGGGTTGTATCAAATGCTTTCTGCGTCAAGTGAAAtgatgtggtttttcttctttgttctattAATGTGATATATTACATTGGTTGATATTCTTATattgaaccacccttgcattcctgagacaaATACCACTTAGTGGTATATAATCCCTTTACTATGATAttgtatttggtttgctagtattttgtgaggatttttttcatctgtatttgTAAGAGAGATTTTTCTGTAGTAGTTTTTTcttgtgtctttgtctggctttggtatcagggtaatgctggcctcagaatgaattgggaagtgttccctgttccctctgcttttattttctagGAAGGGACTGAGGTGGATTGGTATTAATTGTTTAAAtagttggtagaattcactagtgaaactatctggtcctggacttttctttgttgggatgttttttgttttttaatatactttattttttagagcagttttacattcacagcaaagttgagcagaaagtacagagagttcccatatatcccctgctccctccctccctaaaaCCTTCCCCAGTATCAACATCCCTCaccaaagtggtacatttgttgcaatcaatgaacctacattgacacatcatcactCAACATCCATAGctcacattaggattcactcttggtgttgggacgtttttgattactaatttaaCCTCTTGTTATAGGcttgttcatatttcctatttcttgagtcagttttggtaaattgtgtttctaggaatttgtccatttcattcaggttatttaatttgttggtgtataattgttcctTTATTTAAATGAGGTTGGTAATAATGTCCTACTCTCATTTCTGAGTTTAGGTATTTGCATCTTCAGTTTTTCATAGTCAGTCTGGCTACAGGTTTCTCAATTTTGcggatcttttcaaagaaccagcttttgatttccttgattctgtttttctattttatcgcCACCCTAACTTCAGTTGTCTTCCTTCTGCTATTTTTGGGttgtttggtcttttttttctagttccttaaggtgtaatgttaggttgttgatatatgaactctttttttttgtttgtttagctcAGTTAACTGTTATCTTTATTATTGACACTCTTAAACCAACAGTTGCAGAGGTGTGCCACTAGTTTGTGGTTACAAGAGTGTatgtatacaattttttaaagtttttttttattgtggtaaaatatgtattACCTGATTTatgattttgaccatttttaaaaatgtaaaattcagtgtcattaagtacattcatatgttgtgcaaccatcatcatcactatccatCTCCATAAATTTTCAACggcccaaactgaaactctgtacctaatAAACAAAactctccattctgctttccctTAACCCTGGGTAACCActattccactttctgtctctatgaatttgattatttcAGGTATGtcaaataagtggaatcatatactatttgcccttttgtgtctGATTTATCTAGTATAGTGTCTTAAAGATTCATCTGTGCTGTAGCATATCAGAATTTactccttcttaaggctgaataatattccattgcatgtatataccgcattttatctattcatccatcaaagGACATGTGAATtactactttttggctattgtgaataatgctgctatgaacattggtatacAAATATCcttttgagtccctgctttcaattcttttgggtatctaCCTAGAGGTGTAATTGTTGGATCATGTGGCAATTGTGTGTTTAACtgtttgaggaacttccatactgtcctcaataatggctgcaccattttacattcccaccagcaatgcgcaagggttccagtttctccacatctttgccaacacttgttattttgctttattggtaatagccatcctaatggatatGAAGTGatatcaatttgcatttccctaatgattagtgatgctgagcatctcttgatgtgcttattggccattcgtatttttttttttggagaaattctattcctttgcccattttttaactggattgtttttaGGTTGTTGAGTCATagccctttatttattttggacacTAGACCCTTAATAGATagatacatcatttgcaaatattttcctccattGTGTAggatgccttttcattctgttgattatttcttttgctgtgcagacggttttaattttgatgaagtttaatttatctattacttttttcttttgttgcctgtacttCTGGTGTCATagtcaagaaatcattgccaaatccactGTCATGGAGCTTTTCCTctatgttatgttttcttctatgttttataCTAAGTAAACCTAAAGGAAAGGCTGAAGAATCAGTTGTAAATAGTATAAGCTAGATGAAGACTTGAATTGAAGCACATCATTctgggggaaaaataaataaatattcacactAAAGAAGGTAGAGAAATTTATTGCCACTTGAAACTATAACTCAGATGAAtcagaccaaaacaaaacaaaacaaaaccattaaGTTGACATTAAAACATATTGTTATTTGATCAGATTTGTCTTTTGAGGATTTCTTTACTGATAGGCACTTCTGCAACCAGTTAGGGTAATTTGGTATAAACATTTTGTGGACATTTTTAAAGGTGTATAAAAGGATGTTTGATGATAGCCAGtcataagtaaataataatatatatgacataaaaattaattgatgAATTGCATTTTTGAGTTTGAACAATGTTCTAGAAAGATCCTACTTTCTCTGCCATATTTCATAAGTATCAAATTGGATATTCCTATTGTGCTGCAATTGCCAAAATGAGCTCAATAGTTAGTTAGAATGTTTCTTCTATATATCAAGTTGCATCCATTCAAAATATGGAATCCCCTgcacaaaaccaaaatgagaacaTGTTTtgctccagcatttgttaatgtggctgtaaaatatttaaaagtttcctaacatatagcatttatttttaaagtagtcCCTTCACCCACAGTATTTCCATAAGACTCTTTTGTAGCCCCTAAAAATCACCAAAAAGGGAAAGGACTCCTATCCCACTCCCTCCCCGACCCCTGCCAGCTACTTTTACTTTAGAGTGGGGGGtcagaaaactttttctgtaaaggaccagacagtaaatattttaggctttgctagTCATACAAACCCTGTTGTAGCTACTCAATTCTGCTGTTGTAGCACATGAAACCAACCACAGACAACAGTACATGAATGGATATGGCTGCATATGACCCAAGGCTGTAGTCTGCCAATCCTTGCTTTTGAGTACAGAAATTAGTTtgcttatgtaaaatatatagcaagataaataataaattaggGCCTAAAAGAAAGGTacagaatctttttcttttagtcCTTTAGGAAAACCATCCTGTAATGCCTGTattgtctattttaaatatatctacacagtttcattttttccttacCCTGAGATATTTATTAAGAAAGGGTAATCCGGAGTCCAGTACATGAAACATCTTTGgggatatatattatttaaatagaaaGTGATAATACTTCTAGCATTAAAAGAACCCCAGCTGCCAAATAATAATGACTCTATAGTGTGCCTCCAACATATTGACTGTTAAAGGGCAATAAGTTCTCCCTGGCAGTGATTGCAGCAATTGAAAGTTATATTTTCATATCTTGTATAGGGATGAAATCgtccaatatttttctttgtagcaAGTAAGGTGGTTGGTGAAGACTCCAAAAATGGATTATCAGGTGAGCTCTCTGTACAGGTTACTGGATCCAAAATGCGTAGAACCTAAGGAAAATAAGAGGTGATGTCAGATGTATGCAGTAAGGACTGTAAAAGCCCTtggttttattaatatataactaCCAATAAGTGCTATTTCATTAATATGTAactgccataaaaaaataatatctgaaTGATGAATTTGATTAGAGAACTTATGCCTTTTCTCAAAAAGCTCTAAATTTGACAATGATGTCAGGTTATTATATTACCTAggttacctatttttaaaaataatgaaattactcTTATGCATATTgatgaaaatatatgcaaacataaaagaaaattaggTTATATCAATCTTACTGTAAGTgatgttcatttttatctttaaccAAAAAGTATGCACTACCTTCCTCCCTCAGTCCTTCATTGAACTGCTTGGAATTGGGATTCTGCCTTCATTCTTCTACTGAAATGTTATTTCAAAGTTTTTGATCATTTACTTGTAAAATCaatggttttcatttctctttttctaatttatgtGCAATATTTTATGCTAATgatcatgtttttgtttcttggatTCATGGACACCATACTCTCTTAATTCttcttctgctctgatttttcctattctgtttcctttaatgagacccacaacAGGAGGAACTCTTGGGTTGAAAAAAATTCTCCAATTAAGGGCAAGGATAACATGGCTGGCTCATAGCTCCTGTTTctcattttcatattcttccaACCATCATCATATGATGAGCATGGGTTATTGGGCAAAGGAGGCAGGTACTGGAATTGGAAAGGAACTGGGAAAAGCAGTGGGGGAAAGAGCTTTCTCTCCTTCTATGTAAGGCTTATTCAAAACAGCTTTCAGAAATGGCTTGAGATGTCTGTTTCCCTAGCTCTCATATTGTCCAGCAGGTTTTTGTCCTTCTAAGTTACCAATGTACCCGAAGAGCTATAGCTAATTTAAAAATGTCCTGGCATCATTTAAGAGCTACCATTCTATTTCAGTACCTCTGTTTTTCTACTGGATTACTGCTTTTTCAATTTAGTTTTTGATGTCCTTCTATTTTTACAGAACGTGGTTAGATGCTACTGGACAAACAGAGATAAAGGGCTTATCTtaaagctgcttataaatttaGAAGGGAAAATTATAACAGTACCCCAACTCTCTATATATGTTATTACATTATGTGCCTttagagagagaaacaaaatgcCAAAGGAATACAATTAAAGGAGACCAAGATACCAGTATAGATAGAAGGTTTCTAGATTTTAGCCTGAAAGTGATagggaaggattttaagcagggtgCCTTTCAGAGAGATCACTCTATACACAGCGGGTGgatgagggaaggagtgggcaccAAAGCAGACATGGGAAGAACAGAGGAAGGGAGTTTACAGCAATAATCTAGCTAAGAAATGCTGACCTTGAAGCAATGTGGCTAAAAGGTCCAAGAGACACTAAGGAAGTAGGACTGTCAGTTTTGTTCAATGAGACAATACGGTGGATAAAGGATTGGGAGAAGGGGATGTGAACCAAGGCTTGAGGCTACCCACCATTGTATAGTGAAATAGGAGGGTGTAGGGTTACGTAAGCCAAGGGAAGAGAGTGTTTCAAGATATCAGGAGTAGCTAATTATACCACATGCTACCGGCAGCAACCAGGTAGGCAGCAACACCATTtcccaacaaaaagaatagaaaaagagaaacgATTTTGGATAAAGCTGATGAGTTTAGTTTCAGGGACTGATTCAGTAAACAGCTGAACACCTACTGTTGTACAAAGGATTATGCCAGACCTTGAGGAAATGTAAGACAAGCTCCTTAAGGAACTTACAGTTTGGAAGAGAGATGGAGAATCAAACAATTGCAATTTAACATGATAAAGAGCTATactagatatatatatgtacaaaatgcagtggaagcctggaggaAGGAACATCTAGGTTTGCCTGTGGGATTCAGGGAAGGCTGATTCTTAAAGGCAGTATAGTGGTTGGGCAAGAAGAGAGATGTTGGGAGGgcagtccaggcagagggaaagtaTGTACAGAGGCATGAGATACAGTGGCCTATCTGTGGAATGAAAGTGGTTAACACTGCTGGGATGTGAAGTGCAGAGGGTGGACACACCTGGAAAATGGTCCTAGAGAAGGGGCACTGGAATAATGATTAATGAAAGGCCTTCTCTACAATATGAAATAACTCAGGTTCAGTAATGAGGGAGACTGGGAGCCCTCTGAACAGCAGTACCAAGCATGATGGGATTGGCATTTTTGAAATAACTCACTGGCAGTAGAGGATGGCGTGGAGGCAGGTCTAAAGCAAGGTGGGGCTATTGGTGAGGAGGCTATTGCTAGAGTCTAGCCTGGAGATCAGGTGTCTGAACTTgggggaggggataaattagaagGCACTGATAGGACTTGTAAAGGCAACAGGATTAGAGGGATGAaggatataataataaaatgatagctACTATCTACTGAGAAATTACTGTACCTATATTAGAAACTGCTACaggctttatatgtattattttatggaATCCTCAAAACATCCCTATGTAGTAGGTATAGTTCGCTAAGCTAAGGAATACAGAAGAAGcaggttattttacttttttttttttgcagaatggGAATACAAATGCAAAAGCAAGGAGAAAAggggttgttctatttttagctgtCTATGGGATAAGCATATGGAGATGTCCAGCTGGATGTAAGTCTCTTAACTCAGGATAAAAATGTCTCCTTTGAAGAAGTTGAAGAAGTCACAGTTGAAGAAGTCACAAGCATAAAGCTATGGGATTAGGAGAGTCCCTAGAGAATATAGAAAGTCTGTTATGTGAGGAAAGGCTCAAGAGTGGGCACAGGAAGAGAATT carries:
- the LOC133087012 gene encoding SNRPN upstream reading frame protein-like; amino-acid sequence: MERPLETFCSEERPVAQWSRARDCLHLRWTMEQHIPEVEGQAKRRRTASLSNQECRLYPRWSQQQQQGPVVDFQAELRQAFLAETPRGS